A single region of the Pectinophora gossypiella chromosome 2, ilPecGoss1.1, whole genome shotgun sequence genome encodes:
- the LOC126373354 gene encoding uncharacterized protein LOC126373354 isoform X4, which produces MQLLLATCFLLFAATFGPAAAQRITTIQLDGVQYFISRMNPYSPELNYFLAYQYCRSLGLQLASFETKEKADSITTYLTNAGYNKYDFWTSGNNLGTDMYLWMSTGLPFNATFNYMRRMAMDAPSQPTDDSMDPLDVPQGSTAPQRTARHGLYSRTEHVMTNGCVALKAPTFHWEPQHCGEIKDFICEQTRCYYYNYGSIPVSSAQG; this is translated from the exons CCCAGAGGATAACCACCATACAGCTCGATGGCGTACAATACTTCATCTCAAGGATGAATCCCTACAGCCCGGAGCTCAACTACTTCCTAGCCTACCAATACTGCAG ATCATTAGGATTGCAGTTAGCGTCTTTTGAGACGAAGGAAAAGGCGGATTCAATCACGACATACCTCACTAATGCAG GCTACAACAAGTATGATTTCTGGACGTCGGGTAATAATTTGGGCACAGATATGTATCTCTGGATGAGCACAGGGTTGCCCTTCAATGCCACTTTCAACTACATGCGGCGTATGGCTATGGACGCTCCGAGCCAGCCAACTGACGACAGCATGGACCCTCTTGACGTACCTCAAGGAAGCACCGCCCCTCAACGCACAGCTAGGCATGG TCTGTATTCCAGGACGGAGCACGTCATGACGAACGGGTGCGTGGCCCTCAAGGCACCGACCTTCCACTGGGAGCCGCAGCACTGCGGGGAGATCAAGGACTTCATCTGCGAGCAGACGCGCTGCTACTACTACAACTACGGCTCCATCCCGGTCTCCTCTGCGCAGGGGTAA
- the LOC126373354 gene encoding uncharacterized protein LOC126373354 isoform X3, protein MNPYSPELNYFLAYQYCRSLGLQLASFETKEKADSITTYLTNAGYNKYDFWTSGNNLGTDMYLWMSTGLPFNATFNYMRRMAMDAPSQPTDDSMDPLDVPQGSTAPQRTARHGLYSRTEHVMTNGCVALKAPTFHWEPQHCGEIKDFICEQTRCYYYNYGSIPVSSAQGKPLSLTTTTTAHPLTSSSPPPPRSEHLPTHFTLNDLIGKLRPSSLDGLQSPHLKTNALLKSPPQIDSHYSRASDAHSHDHEQEQKEEPTQGPYEEDDGMVGDDPAAYLSQEARDAPAADEAPPSTAEPPATEHSVHASGMLAPPAY, encoded by the exons ATGAATCCCTACAGCCCGGAGCTCAACTACTTCCTAGCCTACCAATACTGCAG ATCATTAGGATTGCAGTTAGCGTCTTTTGAGACGAAGGAAAAGGCGGATTCAATCACGACATACCTCACTAATGCAG GCTACAACAAGTATGATTTCTGGACGTCGGGTAATAATTTGGGCACAGATATGTATCTCTGGATGAGCACAGGGTTGCCCTTCAATGCCACTTTCAACTACATGCGGCGTATGGCTATGGACGCTCCGAGCCAGCCAACTGACGACAGCATGGACCCTCTTGACGTACCTCAAGGAAGCACCGCCCCTCAACGCACAGCTAGGCATGG TCTGTATTCCAGGACGGAGCACGTCATGACGAACGGGTGCGTGGCCCTCAAGGCACCGACCTTCCACTGGGAGCCGCAGCACTGCGGGGAGATCAAGGACTTCATCTGCGAGCAGACGCGCTGCTACTACTACAACTACGGCTCCATCCCGGTCTCCTCTGCGCAGGG GAAGCCGTTGTCGCTGACGACCACGACGACGGCGCACCCGCTCACGTCgtcgtcgccgccgccaccgcgctCCGAGCACCTGCCCACACACTTCACCCTCAACGACCTCATCGGCAAGCTGCGCCCCTCCTCGCTCGACGGCCTCCAGTCCCCACACCTCAAGACTAACGCGTTGCTGAAGTCACCCCCGCAGATCGACTCACACTATTCCAGAGCGTCAGATGCGCACTCGCACGACCACGAGCAGGAGCAGAAGGAGGAGCCGACCCAGGGTCCGTACGAGGAGGACGACGGCATGGTCGGCGACGACCCGGCGGCCTACCTGTCGCAGGAAGCGCGCGATGCGCCGGCCGCGGACGAGGCGCCGCCGTCTACCGCCGAGCCGCCCGCCACCGAGCACTCCGTCCACGCCAGCGGCATGCTGGCGCCCCCCGCCTACTAG
- the LOC126373354 gene encoding uncharacterized protein LOC126373354 isoform X1 has product MQLLLATCFLLFAATFGPAAAQRITTIQLDGVQYFISRMNPYSPELNYFLAYQYCRSLGLQLASFETKEKADSITTYLTNAGYNKYDFWTSGNNLGTDMYLWMSTGLPFNATFNYMRRMAMDAPSQPTDDSMDPLDVPQGSTAPQRTARHGLYSRTEHVMTNGCVALKAPTFHWEPQHCGEIKDFICEQTRCYYYNYGSIPVSSAQGKPLSLTTTTTAHPLTSSSPPPPRSEHLPTHFTLNDLIGKLRPSSLDGLQSPHLKTNALLKSPPQIDSHYSRASDAHSHDHEQEQKEEPTQGPYEEDDGMVGDDPAAYLSQEARDAPAADEAPPSTAEPPATEHSVHASGMLAPPAY; this is encoded by the exons CCCAGAGGATAACCACCATACAGCTCGATGGCGTACAATACTTCATCTCAAGGATGAATCCCTACAGCCCGGAGCTCAACTACTTCCTAGCCTACCAATACTGCAG ATCATTAGGATTGCAGTTAGCGTCTTTTGAGACGAAGGAAAAGGCGGATTCAATCACGACATACCTCACTAATGCAG GCTACAACAAGTATGATTTCTGGACGTCGGGTAATAATTTGGGCACAGATATGTATCTCTGGATGAGCACAGGGTTGCCCTTCAATGCCACTTTCAACTACATGCGGCGTATGGCTATGGACGCTCCGAGCCAGCCAACTGACGACAGCATGGACCCTCTTGACGTACCTCAAGGAAGCACCGCCCCTCAACGCACAGCTAGGCATGG TCTGTATTCCAGGACGGAGCACGTCATGACGAACGGGTGCGTGGCCCTCAAGGCACCGACCTTCCACTGGGAGCCGCAGCACTGCGGGGAGATCAAGGACTTCATCTGCGAGCAGACGCGCTGCTACTACTACAACTACGGCTCCATCCCGGTCTCCTCTGCGCAGGG GAAGCCGTTGTCGCTGACGACCACGACGACGGCGCACCCGCTCACGTCgtcgtcgccgccgccaccgcgctCCGAGCACCTGCCCACACACTTCACCCTCAACGACCTCATCGGCAAGCTGCGCCCCTCCTCGCTCGACGGCCTCCAGTCCCCACACCTCAAGACTAACGCGTTGCTGAAGTCACCCCCGCAGATCGACTCACACTATTCCAGAGCGTCAGATGCGCACTCGCACGACCACGAGCAGGAGCAGAAGGAGGAGCCGACCCAGGGTCCGTACGAGGAGGACGACGGCATGGTCGGCGACGACCCGGCGGCCTACCTGTCGCAGGAAGCGCGCGATGCGCCGGCCGCGGACGAGGCGCCGCCGTCTACCGCCGAGCCGCCCGCCACCGAGCACTCCGTCCACGCCAGCGGCATGCTGGCGCCCCCCGCCTACTAG
- the LOC126373354 gene encoding uncharacterized protein LOC126373354 isoform X5, giving the protein MQLLLATCFLLFAATFGPAAAQRITTIQLDGVQYFISRMNPYSPELNYFLAYQYCRSLGLQLASFETKEKADSITTYLTNAGYNKYDFWTSGNNLGTDMYLWMSTGLPFNATFNYMRRMAMDAPSQPTDDSMDPLDVPQGSTAPQRTARHGTEHVMTNGCVALKAPTFHWEPQHCGEIKDFICEQTRCYYYNYGSIPVSSAQG; this is encoded by the exons CCCAGAGGATAACCACCATACAGCTCGATGGCGTACAATACTTCATCTCAAGGATGAATCCCTACAGCCCGGAGCTCAACTACTTCCTAGCCTACCAATACTGCAG ATCATTAGGATTGCAGTTAGCGTCTTTTGAGACGAAGGAAAAGGCGGATTCAATCACGACATACCTCACTAATGCAG GCTACAACAAGTATGATTTCTGGACGTCGGGTAATAATTTGGGCACAGATATGTATCTCTGGATGAGCACAGGGTTGCCCTTCAATGCCACTTTCAACTACATGCGGCGTATGGCTATGGACGCTCCGAGCCAGCCAACTGACGACAGCATGGACCCTCTTGACGTACCTCAAGGAAGCACCGCCCCTCAACGCACAGCTAGGCATGG GACGGAGCACGTCATGACGAACGGGTGCGTGGCCCTCAAGGCACCGACCTTCCACTGGGAGCCGCAGCACTGCGGGGAGATCAAGGACTTCATCTGCGAGCAGACGCGCTGCTACTACTACAACTACGGCTCCATCCCGGTCTCCTCTGCGCAGGGGTAA
- the LOC126373354 gene encoding uncharacterized protein LOC126373354 isoform X2: MQLLLATCFLLFAATFGPAAAQRITTIQLDGVQYFISRMNPYSPELNYFLAYQYCRSLGLQLASFETKEKADSITTYLTNAGYNKYDFWTSGNNLGTDMYLWMSTGLPFNATFNYMRRMAMDAPSQPTDDSMDPLDVPQGSTAPQRTARHGTEHVMTNGCVALKAPTFHWEPQHCGEIKDFICEQTRCYYYNYGSIPVSSAQGKPLSLTTTTTAHPLTSSSPPPPRSEHLPTHFTLNDLIGKLRPSSLDGLQSPHLKTNALLKSPPQIDSHYSRASDAHSHDHEQEQKEEPTQGPYEEDDGMVGDDPAAYLSQEARDAPAADEAPPSTAEPPATEHSVHASGMLAPPAY; encoded by the exons CCCAGAGGATAACCACCATACAGCTCGATGGCGTACAATACTTCATCTCAAGGATGAATCCCTACAGCCCGGAGCTCAACTACTTCCTAGCCTACCAATACTGCAG ATCATTAGGATTGCAGTTAGCGTCTTTTGAGACGAAGGAAAAGGCGGATTCAATCACGACATACCTCACTAATGCAG GCTACAACAAGTATGATTTCTGGACGTCGGGTAATAATTTGGGCACAGATATGTATCTCTGGATGAGCACAGGGTTGCCCTTCAATGCCACTTTCAACTACATGCGGCGTATGGCTATGGACGCTCCGAGCCAGCCAACTGACGACAGCATGGACCCTCTTGACGTACCTCAAGGAAGCACCGCCCCTCAACGCACAGCTAGGCATGG GACGGAGCACGTCATGACGAACGGGTGCGTGGCCCTCAAGGCACCGACCTTCCACTGGGAGCCGCAGCACTGCGGGGAGATCAAGGACTTCATCTGCGAGCAGACGCGCTGCTACTACTACAACTACGGCTCCATCCCGGTCTCCTCTGCGCAGGG GAAGCCGTTGTCGCTGACGACCACGACGACGGCGCACCCGCTCACGTCgtcgtcgccgccgccaccgcgctCCGAGCACCTGCCCACACACTTCACCCTCAACGACCTCATCGGCAAGCTGCGCCCCTCCTCGCTCGACGGCCTCCAGTCCCCACACCTCAAGACTAACGCGTTGCTGAAGTCACCCCCGCAGATCGACTCACACTATTCCAGAGCGTCAGATGCGCACTCGCACGACCACGAGCAGGAGCAGAAGGAGGAGCCGACCCAGGGTCCGTACGAGGAGGACGACGGCATGGTCGGCGACGACCCGGCGGCCTACCTGTCGCAGGAAGCGCGCGATGCGCCGGCCGCGGACGAGGCGCCGCCGTCTACCGCCGAGCCGCCCGCCACCGAGCACTCCGTCCACGCCAGCGGCATGCTGGCGCCCCCCGCCTACTAG